A genome region from Alkalimarinus coralli includes the following:
- the nusA gene encoding transcription termination factor NusA, which yields MNKEILLVVEAVSNEKNVDKDVIFEAIELALAMATKKRYDEEETVDIYVTIDRKTGEYDAFRRWTVVDNDTVPGLGDDLTLEEAQEINPALKPGDIHEEQVEPAAFGRIGAQAAKQIIVQKVREAERARIVDSYRDRVGELVSGTVKKVTRDNVIVDLGNNAEALLPRDNLIPKEIFRMGDRVRALLSEISTEGRGPQLILSRTSSKMLIELFKIEVPEIAEEVIEIRAAARDPGLRSKIAVKTNDGRIDPVGACVGMRGARVQAVSGEFGNERIDIVLWDDNPAQLVVNAMAPAEVASIVVDEDTHSMSVAVAEENLAMAIGRGGQNVRLASELTGWVLNVMTEDEAGRQKEEEVGRFVENFIDALDVDEELATELVEEGFTSLEEIAYVPLEEMVAIDGFDEDLVEELRRRAKDQLLNQAIASEEALEGTEPAKDLLEMDGMERHLAFVLASKGIVSMEDLAEQSVDDLIDIEGIDEERAGQLIMTARAPWFENQ from the coding sequence ATGAATAAAGAAATATTGCTAGTTGTAGAAGCGGTTTCCAACGAAAAAAATGTTGATAAAGATGTCATATTTGAAGCTATTGAGTTGGCGCTGGCTATGGCAACTAAGAAACGATATGACGAAGAAGAAACTGTAGATATTTATGTCACTATCGATCGCAAAACAGGCGAATATGATGCGTTCCGTCGTTGGACTGTGGTAGATAACGATACGGTACCTGGACTAGGTGATGACTTGACTTTGGAAGAGGCTCAGGAAATCAACCCGGCGCTTAAACCGGGAGATATTCACGAAGAGCAGGTAGAGCCTGCTGCGTTTGGGCGCATTGGTGCCCAAGCCGCTAAACAAATTATTGTTCAGAAGGTTAGGGAAGCAGAGCGAGCACGTATTGTTGATAGCTATAGAGATCGTGTTGGTGAGCTTGTCTCGGGAACGGTAAAGAAGGTTACCAGAGACAATGTCATTGTTGATTTAGGCAATAACGCAGAAGCCCTTTTGCCAAGAGATAACCTTATCCCAAAAGAAATATTTAGAATGGGGGATCGTGTCAGGGCGCTTCTGTCCGAAATTAGCACAGAAGGCCGTGGTCCACAGTTAATCTTGAGCCGAACCAGTTCCAAGATGCTGATTGAACTATTCAAAATAGAAGTACCGGAAATCGCAGAGGAAGTTATCGAGATTAGAGCCGCGGCGAGAGATCCTGGCTTAAGGTCTAAAATAGCGGTTAAAACTAACGATGGAAGGATCGACCCTGTTGGTGCCTGTGTAGGTATGCGAGGCGCCAGGGTTCAAGCTGTTTCGGGTGAGTTTGGTAACGAGCGAATTGATATTGTGCTATGGGATGACAACCCTGCCCAGCTTGTTGTTAATGCAATGGCACCGGCAGAAGTCGCATCTATTGTCGTTGATGAAGATACACACTCAATGAGTGTTGCTGTCGCAGAAGAAAACTTGGCAATGGCAATTGGTCGAGGTGGACAAAATGTAAGGCTCGCCAGTGAATTAACTGGGTGGGTCTTGAATGTCATGACCGAAGATGAAGCTGGAAGGCAGAAGGAAGAAGAAGTCGGCCGCTTTGTAGAAAACTTTATTGACGCACTTGATGTGGATGAAGAGCTGGCAACAGAGCTTGTTGAAGAAGGGTTTACCTCTTTAGAAGAAATTGCCTATGTGCCACTGGAAGAGATGGTTGCTATTGACGGGTTTGACGAGGACTTGGTTGAAGAACTAAGACGACGGGCAAAAGATCAGCTATTGAACCAGGCAATCGCTTCAGAAGAAGCACTTGAGGGGACAGAGCCAGCAAAAGACCTTCTGGAAATGGATGGAATGGAGCGACACCTAGCATTTGTTCTCGCCAGTAAAGGTATCGTTTCCATGGAAGATCTTGCTGAGCAGTCAGTTGATGATCTTATCGATATTGAAGGCATCGACGAAGAACGTGCCGGCCAATTAATTATGACGGCTCGAGCACCCTGGTTTGAAAACCAGTAG
- the rimP gene encoding ribosome maturation factor RimP: MSGKQRILDEMIRPVVEGLGYEFWGIEFISQGKHSVLRVFIDSENGIMLEDCEAVSRQVSGVMDVEDPIAGEYALEVSSPGMDRPLYTLDQFERYAGHKVSLRLRMPFDGRRKFEGVLKGIEGSDVVMVVEDTEYLFPVDSIDKANVVPQFD; this comes from the coding sequence TTGTCCGGAAAACAACGAATACTTGATGAAATGATTCGCCCTGTAGTTGAAGGTTTAGGCTATGAATTTTGGGGAATAGAATTTATTTCTCAGGGTAAGCATTCGGTGCTTAGGGTGTTTATCGATAGTGAAAACGGCATCATGCTAGAGGATTGCGAAGCGGTAAGCCGACAGGTTAGTGGTGTGATGGATGTTGAAGACCCTATTGCAGGTGAGTATGCACTAGAAGTCTCTTCTCCCGGAATGGATCGGCCATTATATACGCTTGATCAGTTTGAGCGTTATGCAGGGCACAAGGTGAGTTTAAGGCTCCGAATGCCTTTTGATGGTCGAAGAAAGTTTGAAGGTGTGCTGAAAGGTATTGAAGGCAGTGATGTTGTCATGGTGGTTGAGGATACAGAGTATCTTTTCCCGGTTGACAGTATTGATAAAGCTAACGTTGTACCACAGTTTGATTAA
- the infB gene encoding translation initiation factor IF-2 produces MSEVTVKKLAEDVGAPVDRLLKQIQAAGLKHTSETDVMSADEKQALLSFLKRSHGESDAEAKKITLKRKTTSTLKVAGMQGKTKTVNVEVRKKRTYVKRSEVSVDLEAEKQKQLEEEMARKKAEEASIQAEKERKEAEAKKLAEEQAKLAEAANKEKESAPAGERKHRTPEAAPKKAHVPAKDDAKKGHKKKGRSDHDDSESRHRREKAKSAGKGGRKGGFVSLTGEEESRHRKIRSKKKPKADREHQFEKPTEAQVHEVQVPESITVSELASRMNVKGTQVVKVLFGLGVMATINQTIDQETATLVVEEMGHTPTLIQDDAVETNIIDSIDYEGEEVTRAPVVSVMGHVDHGKTSLLDYIRRAKVAAGESGGITQHIGAYHVETGHGMISFLDTPGHAAFTAMRARGANSTDIVILVVAADDGVMPQTEEAVQHARSAGVPIIVAVNKIDKEAADPDRVKNELAAKDVIPEDWGGDVQFVEVSAHTGQGIDELLDAVLLQSELLELKAVPSAPAKGVVVEASLDKGRGAVSTVLIQNGTLRQGDVVIAGMFFGKVRAMLDENGQKVSEAGPSIPVEILGLNGTPDAGDDFIVVPDEKRAREVANFRQGKYRDVRFQRQQSAKLENLFQGMGQDEVKNLNIVLKTDVRGSLEALTAALAEIGNEEVQVKIVSSGVGGIAETDANLALATNAVIIGFNVRADAAAKKVIDAEGLDLRYYSVIYDIIDHIKKALTGMLAPEFREDIVGLAEVRDTFRSPRFGQVAGCMVTEGTIYRNKQIRVLRDNVVIFEGELESLRRFKDDVNEVRSGTECGIGVKNYDVKVGDKIEVFDSVRVERKL; encoded by the coding sequence ATGTCAGAAGTTACCGTAAAGAAACTCGCTGAAGATGTTGGCGCCCCAGTCGACCGTTTGTTGAAACAAATTCAGGCCGCCGGTCTTAAGCACACATCAGAAACAGATGTTATGTCTGCTGATGAGAAACAGGCCTTATTGTCATTTCTAAAAAGAAGTCATGGCGAATCGGACGCTGAAGCAAAGAAAATTACCCTAAAGAGAAAAACGACTAGCACGCTTAAAGTTGCGGGTATGCAGGGTAAAACAAAAACGGTTAACGTAGAGGTTCGTAAAAAACGAACTTATGTTAAGCGTAGCGAAGTGAGTGTTGATCTTGAAGCTGAGAAGCAAAAGCAGCTTGAAGAAGAGATGGCTCGTAAAAAAGCTGAAGAAGCAAGCATCCAGGCTGAAAAAGAGCGCAAAGAAGCTGAAGCCAAGAAACTTGCTGAAGAGCAAGCTAAGTTAGCCGAAGCTGCCAATAAGGAAAAAGAATCTGCCCCAGCGGGTGAGAGAAAGCACAGAACGCCAGAAGCCGCACCTAAGAAAGCTCATGTGCCTGCAAAAGATGATGCGAAGAAAGGGCATAAGAAAAAGGGGCGTAGTGATCATGATGATAGCGAAAGCAGACATCGTCGTGAGAAAGCCAAGTCTGCTGGAAAAGGCGGCAGAAAAGGTGGATTTGTTTCGCTGACAGGTGAAGAAGAGTCTCGTCACCGTAAGATACGCAGCAAGAAGAAGCCAAAAGCGGATAGAGAGCATCAGTTTGAGAAGCCTACTGAGGCTCAGGTGCACGAAGTTCAGGTTCCTGAAAGTATAACGGTTTCAGAACTGGCTTCTCGAATGAATGTTAAGGGCACCCAGGTTGTTAAAGTGCTGTTTGGTCTAGGTGTTATGGCAACCATTAACCAAACAATAGATCAAGAGACGGCGACGCTTGTTGTTGAAGAAATGGGACACACGCCGACGCTGATTCAGGATGATGCAGTTGAAACCAATATTATTGACTCTATTGACTACGAAGGCGAAGAAGTAACACGCGCGCCAGTCGTGAGTGTGATGGGGCATGTTGACCATGGTAAGACCTCTCTTCTTGACTATATTCGTCGGGCTAAAGTGGCGGCGGGCGAGTCTGGTGGTATTACCCAGCACATCGGTGCATACCATGTAGAGACTGGGCATGGCATGATCTCCTTCCTTGATACGCCTGGACACGCGGCCTTTACAGCGATGCGGGCTCGTGGAGCAAACAGTACCGATATCGTTATCCTGGTTGTTGCCGCGGATGATGGTGTGATGCCTCAGACCGAGGAAGCTGTTCAGCATGCGCGTTCAGCAGGTGTTCCTATTATCGTTGCTGTGAACAAAATAGATAAAGAAGCCGCAGACCCTGATCGAGTTAAGAACGAGCTTGCTGCTAAAGATGTTATTCCAGAAGACTGGGGTGGTGATGTTCAGTTTGTTGAGGTTTCTGCTCATACAGGGCAGGGCATTGATGAGCTGTTGGATGCTGTTCTTCTCCAGTCAGAACTGCTGGAGCTAAAAGCGGTACCGTCTGCACCCGCGAAAGGTGTTGTGGTTGAAGCAAGCCTGGATAAGGGACGCGGGGCGGTATCAACCGTTCTAATTCAGAATGGAACGTTGCGCCAAGGTGATGTTGTCATTGCCGGTATGTTCTTTGGTAAAGTTCGGGCCATGCTTGATGAGAACGGACAAAAAGTTTCGGAAGCAGGTCCTTCTATCCCGGTTGAGATCTTAGGTCTAAATGGAACGCCAGATGCGGGCGATGATTTTATTGTTGTGCCTGATGAAAAGCGTGCACGTGAAGTGGCTAATTTCCGACAGGGTAAATACCGGGATGTCAGGTTCCAGCGACAGCAGTCTGCGAAACTTGAAAACCTATTCCAGGGAATGGGACAGGACGAAGTTAAGAATCTTAATATCGTTCTTAAGACCGATGTTCGCGGATCTCTTGAGGCATTGACAGCCGCGCTTGCAGAAATCGGTAACGAAGAAGTGCAAGTGAAAATTGTTTCCAGCGGTGTAGGTGGTATTGCTGAAACTGATGCTAACTTGGCTCTGGCAACCAATGCTGTAATCATTGGCTTTAATGTTCGGGCAGATGCTGCGGCCAAGAAAGTTATTGATGCAGAAGGGCTTGACCTTCGTTACTACAGCGTCATCTACGATATTATTGATCATATCAAGAAAGCGCTTACCGGAATGCTGGCGCCAGAATTTAGAGAAGATATCGTTGGCTTGGCAGAGGTTCGTGATACGTTCAGATCTCCAAGATTTGGTCAGGTTGCAGGATGTATGGTCACAGAAGGAACGATTTACCGGAACAAGCAAATCCGGGTTCTGCGTGACAACGTCGTTATCTTTGAAGGTGAGCTAGAGTCACTGCGCAGATTTAAGGATGATGTTAACGAAGTTCGTTCTGGTACCGAATGTGGTATCGGTGTTAAGAATTACGATGTAAAAGTAGGCGATAAGATTGAGGTCTTTGACTCAGTAAGAGTTGAAAGAAAGCTCTAA